A genomic region of Herbaspirillum sp. DW155 contains the following coding sequences:
- a CDS encoding MFS transporter has protein sequence MKYVRGIRWYMVTLVTLALIVNYLARNTLSVAAPTMMKELDMSTQQYSYIVVAWQICYAVMQPVAGYILDAVGTKIGFGIFALAWSLVCAAAALATGWQSLAFFRALLGMTEAAGIPGGVKASTEWFPAKERSVAIGWFNIGSSIGALCAPPLVVWTILHGGWKMSFVVVGVLGVLWFFLWMFFYKSPRDQKLLSPEERAYILGGQEKTPEKVVRESWTKIVRSQNFWSIAIPRFLSEPAWQTFNAWIPLYMATERHMNIKEIAMFAWLPFLAADIGCVLGGYLSPFFHKHLNVSLFTSRKLVMLVGSLAMIGPACVGFVDSPYVAIALLSIGGFAHQTLSGALYSITSDVFTKNQVATATGLTGMSGYLGATLFTLLFGILVTQIGYGPLFVLLAAFDLVAVAVVFAIARPRPDAIA, from the coding sequence ATGAAGTACGTAAGAGGAATCCGCTGGTACATGGTGACGCTGGTCACCCTGGCCCTGATCGTCAATTACCTGGCCCGCAACACCTTGTCGGTGGCCGCCCCCACCATGATGAAAGAGCTGGACATGAGTACCCAGCAGTACTCCTACATCGTGGTGGCATGGCAGATCTGCTATGCGGTCATGCAGCCGGTGGCCGGCTACATTCTCGATGCCGTCGGCACCAAGATCGGCTTCGGCATCTTCGCCCTGGCCTGGTCGCTGGTCTGTGCAGCGGCCGCACTGGCGACCGGCTGGCAGAGCCTGGCGTTCTTCCGCGCCTTGCTGGGCATGACCGAAGCGGCGGGTATTCCCGGCGGCGTGAAGGCCTCCACCGAATGGTTCCCGGCCAAGGAACGGTCGGTGGCCATTGGCTGGTTCAACATCGGCTCGTCCATCGGCGCGCTGTGCGCACCGCCGCTGGTGGTATGGACCATCCTGCATGGCGGCTGGAAGATGTCCTTCGTGGTGGTGGGCGTGCTGGGCGTGTTGTGGTTCTTCCTGTGGATGTTTTTCTACAAGAGCCCGCGCGACCAGAAGCTGCTTTCGCCGGAAGAGCGCGCCTACATCCTGGGCGGTCAGGAAAAGACGCCTGAAAAAGTCGTGCGCGAAAGCTGGACCAAGATCGTGCGCAGCCAGAACTTCTGGTCGATCGCCATCCCGCGCTTCCTGTCGGAACCGGCGTGGCAGACCTTCAATGCCTGGATTCCGCTGTACATGGCCACCGAGCGCCACATGAACATCAAGGAAATCGCCATGTTCGCCTGGCTGCCTTTCCTGGCGGCGGACATCGGTTGCGTGCTGGGCGGCTACCTGAGCCCGTTCTTCCACAAGCACCTGAACGTGTCGCTGTTCACCTCGCGCAAGCTGGTGATGCTGGTGGGCAGTCTTGCCATGATCGGGCCGGCCTGCGTGGGCTTCGTCGATAGTCCGTATGTGGCCATCGCCTTGCTCTCCATCGGTGGCTTTGCGCACCAAACTTTGTCGGGCGCGCTGTATTCGATTACCTCTGATGTCTTCACCAAGAATCAGGTGGCCACCGCCACGGGCCTGACCGGCATGAGCGGTTATCTGGGCGCGACGCTGTTCACGCTGCTCTTCGGCATCCTCGTTACACAGATTGGCTATGGCCCCTTGTTCGTGCTGCTGGCCGCGTTTGACCTGGTGGCAGTGGCGGTGGTGTTCGCGATTGCGCGTCCGCGTCCGGATGCGATTGCCTGA